One segment of Ziziphus jujuba cultivar Dongzao chromosome 12, ASM3175591v1 DNA contains the following:
- the LOC107429314 gene encoding SEC12-like protein 2 has product MSSIPDPPNYKKYGVPFYSVAWVPYKSIRFHHKSEEEQQQNHPDQTHSDTDGDNNNAATAERNYVVSAGGGGAGNSGIRNAIILSQFDYTSNSLSDQPVDKHETDSDLPYRMAVHPGGDGLVCSFPESCRLFEWNRKNSNENDSLVVKPSEKVLTQLEDVGQQLALKFNNDGSVFAAGGEDGKLRVFKWPSMEIILNEDQAHTTVKDLHFSHDGKLLVSLGGGGPCRVWDVTSSSVVTSLRKENDEIFCACRFALSNDGNHVLYIAAVTGKGGSIVKWNTTTWNRIVSKPIVRDAISAFDVSADGKLLACGTTQGDVWIVNSASMRIQQVVRKAHLGLVTALRFSNDSRALASASMDSSVRVTTIEEEKKTGGSSLWIILFIILLAIAAYFLKDHPDIKSFITQM; this is encoded by the exons ATGTCGAGTATACCAGACCCTCCCAATTACAAGAAGTACGGCGTCCCTTTCTACTCCGTCGCTTGGGTTCCTTACAAGTCCATCCGATTCCACCACAAATCGGAAGAAGAGCAGCAGCAAAACCACCCAGATCAGACTCATTCCGACACCGACGGCGACAACAACAACGCCGCCACTGCCGAACGGAACTACGTTGTATCGGCCGGCGGTGGCGGTGCGGGTAACAGTGGGATTCGAAACGCCATCATTCTCTCTCAATTCGATTACacatccaattctctctctgATCAACCT GTGGATAAACATGAAACTGATTCCGATTTGCCGTACAGAATGGCAGTTCACCCAGGTGGTGACGGTCTCGTTTGTTCGTTTCCTGAAAGTTGCcg ATTGTTTGAATGGAATCGAAAAAATAGCAACGAAAATGATAGCCTTGTGGTAAAGCCGTCTGAGAAAGTGCTTACCCAGTTGGAAGATGTTGGGCAACAATTAGCATTGAAATTTAACAATGATGGTTCTGTTTTTGCTGCTGGTGGTGAG GATGGCAAATTAAGGGTTTTTAAATGGCCTAGTATGGAAATTATTCTCAATGAAGATCAAGCTCATACTACTGTGAAGGACTTGCATTTCAG CCATGATGGGAAATTGCTTGTATCCTTGGGAGGTGGTGGGCCATGTAGGGTGTGGGATGTAACTTCATCCTCGGTTGTAACTTctctaagaaaagaaaat GATGAAATTTTCTGTGCATGCAGATTTGCTTTAAGCAATGATGGGAATCATGTTCTATATATTGCTGCAGTGACAG GTAAAGGTGGAAGCATTGTGAAATGGAACACAACAACATGGAATAGGATTGTCTCAAAGCCTATTGTTCGTGACGCAATTTCTGCCTTTGATGTTTCTGCTGATGGAAAGCTCCTTGCATG TGGGACAACTCAAGGAGATGTTTGGATTGTCAATTCAGCAAGTATGCGGATTCAACAAGTGGTTCGGAAAGCCCACCTTGGTCTTGTAACTGCATTGAGATTCTCTAATGATTCAAG gGCTTTGGCTTCTGCATCAATGGACTCAAGTGTAAGGGTCACAACTATTGAGGAAGAGAAGAAGACTG GTGGGTCGAGCTTGTGGATTATTCTATTTATCATTTTACTTGCGATTGCTGCATATTTCCTGAAGGATCATCCTGATATTAAGTCGTTTATTACCCAAATGTAA